In Flavobacterium sp. CBA20B-1, one DNA window encodes the following:
- the mnmD gene encoding tRNA (5-methylaminomethyl-2-thiouridine)(34)-methyltransferase MnmD — translation MERELILTNDGSHSLLVTNMGETFHSKHGAVQESLHVYIKNGLEHVCKNPINVLEFGFGTGLNALLTMQYASENNVTIHYETIEAYPLVAQEYQALNYNNFVETTVSLQHLHELACNKLEKVTAHFSILKHFCKIEDFASTKLFDIIYFDVFGYDYQSELWSEEILRKAYNLLQPNGIFVTYACKGLINRRLKEIGFKVKKLQGPPGKREMVFAVKKI, via the coding sequence ATGGAACGCGAGCTGATTCTTACAAACGACGGATCGCATAGTTTACTGGTTACAAACATGGGCGAAACATTTCATTCTAAGCATGGCGCTGTACAAGAATCGCTACATGTTTATATAAAGAATGGATTGGAACACGTTTGTAAAAACCCAATTAACGTTTTGGAATTTGGTTTTGGAACAGGCTTAAACGCATTGCTAACCATGCAATATGCTAGTGAAAATAACGTTACAATTCATTACGAAACCATTGAAGCTTATCCGCTAGTAGCACAAGAATATCAAGCGTTGAATTACAACAATTTTGTGGAAACAACAGTATCGTTACAGCATTTACACGAACTTGCTTGCAATAAGTTGGAAAAAGTTACAGCACATTTTAGTATCTTGAAGCATTTTTGCAAAATTGAAGATTTTGCTTCAACAAAGCTTTTTGATATTATTTATTTTGATGTGTTTGGATACGATTACCAAAGCGAACTATGGTCTGAAGAAATATTACGCAAAGCATACAATTTACTACAACCAAACGGCATTTTTGTAACCTATGCGTGTAAAGGCTTAATAAACCGCAGATTAAAAGAGATTGGCTTTAAGGTAAAAAAATTACAAGGACCACCAGGAAAAAGAGAGATGGTTTTTGCTGTTAAAAAAATCTAA
- a CDS encoding LysR family transcriptional regulator: MTITQLNYVLAVAEFQNFTIAAEKCFVTQPTLSMQIQKLEEELEVKIFDRNKKPIQLTEVGQRIVEQAKSIVNEADRIKDIVEQQKGFIGGDFKIGIIPTIMPTLLPMFLKNFIKKYPKINLIVEEHTTDEIINRLKKGQLDAAIAATPLKESDLKEIVLYYEPFVGYFPADYRKDLVQLSANDLNINDILLLQDGHCFTNGILNICKASKLDAFRRFELTSGSFETLIGLANEGLGVTFLPYLHTLNLNENDQKNIIEFENPKPSREVSLIFPKNELKIHIIDALRTTISGVVKGAIAFQDIEIISPKITA; this comes from the coding sequence ATGACTATTACACAACTAAATTACGTACTTGCCGTAGCCGAATTTCAAAATTTTACCATTGCTGCCGAAAAGTGTTTTGTAACACAACCCACATTAAGCATGCAAATTCAGAAGTTAGAAGAGGAACTTGAAGTGAAAATTTTTGACCGTAATAAAAAACCTATTCAACTGACCGAGGTGGGCCAACGGATTGTTGAACAAGCAAAAAGCATTGTAAACGAAGCCGATCGTATTAAAGACATCGTAGAACAGCAAAAAGGCTTTATTGGTGGCGATTTTAAGATAGGAATCATTCCTACAATTATGCCCACTCTTTTGCCAATGTTTTTAAAGAATTTTATTAAAAAATATCCTAAAATTAATTTAATTGTTGAGGAGCACACTACAGATGAAATCATTAATCGGTTAAAAAAGGGGCAATTAGACGCTGCAATTGCCGCCACTCCTTTAAAAGAAAGCGATTTAAAAGAAATTGTACTGTATTATGAACCTTTTGTGGGGTATTTTCCAGCTGATTATAGAAAAGACTTGGTGCAACTATCTGCTAATGATTTGAATATTAATGATATTTTATTGTTGCAAGATGGGCATTGTTTTACAAATGGAATTTTAAATATTTGCAAGGCATCAAAATTAGATGCTTTTCGCAGGTTTGAACTCACTTCGGGAAGTTTTGAAACATTGATTGGCTTGGCAAATGAAGGTTTGGGTGTAACTTTTTTGCCCTATCTACACACTTTAAACTTGAATGAAAACGATCAAAAGAATATCATTGAATTTGAAAATCCAAAACCATCAAGAGAAGTAAGTTTAATTTTTCCAAAAAACGAATTAAAAATTCATATCATTGATGCGCTTCGAACCACAATAAGCGGGGTTGTTAAAGGCGCTATTGCTTTTCAAGATATAGAAATTATCAGTCCGAAAATTACTGCTTAA
- a CDS encoding Dps family protein has protein sequence MKILGLPQKETKENIELLNVLLSNFQVYYQNLRGLHWNIRGKRFFELHVKFEELYNQAQLRIDEIAERVLTLGGTPLHTFEDYLANNKLNVAKNITNDEKAVEMVVNSLADLLVIERELLEKSGAINDEGTNAMMSDLITEQEKQIWMMQAFLG, from the coding sequence ATGAAAATTTTAGGATTACCACAGAAGGAAACCAAAGAAAACATTGAGCTTTTAAACGTTCTTTTATCGAACTTTCAAGTATATTATCAAAATTTGCGCGGCTTGCATTGGAACATTCGTGGAAAGCGATTTTTTGAACTACACGTAAAGTTTGAAGAATTGTACAATCAAGCCCAATTGCGAATCGATGAAATTGCAGAGCGTGTGCTTACATTAGGCGGCACTCCTTTACATACTTTTGAGGATTATTTAGCAAACAACAAACTCAATGTTGCGAAAAACATAACAAACGACGAAAAAGCGGTGGAAATGGTTGTGAATTCATTAGCCGATTTATTGGTAATTGAACGCGAACTTTTAGAAAAATCGGGCGCTATTAACGATGAAGGAACCAACGCAATGATGAGTGATTTAATTACTGAACAAGAAAAACAAATATGGATGATGCAGGCGTTTTTGGGGTAA
- the dnaN gene encoding DNA polymerase III subunit beta — MKFIVSSSYLLKQLQVLGSVINSSNTLHILDNFLFELDQNQLKVSASDLETTMTATLEIESTSEGSIAVPARLLLETLKTFPEQPLTFTVKENSTIEISSDLGKYVLAYLPGDEFPKAEMLEDPSKAEISAEILFTAISKTIFAAGNDDLRPVMSGVYFQFAPTGVIFVATDAHKLVKYSRTDVTSSAEANFIMPKKPLNILKNILATADAAVSIEYNDSNAMFSFDNYTLICRLIDGKYPNYEAVIPKENPNKLIISRTQFLSSVRRVAIYANKTTHQIRLKIAGTELNISAEDIDYSNKADERLTCDYNGDDMQIGFNSRFLTEMLTNLQSDEIQLEMSLPNRAGILTPIDGLDEGETVTMLVMPVMLNN, encoded by the coding sequence ATGAAATTTATTGTATCGAGCTCGTATTTATTGAAACAATTACAAGTTTTAGGAAGCGTAATAAATAGCAGCAACACCTTACATATTCTTGATAATTTCTTATTTGAACTTGATCAAAATCAATTAAAAGTATCGGCATCGGATTTAGAAACCACCATGACGGCTACTTTAGAGATCGAATCAACAAGCGAAGGTTCAATTGCCGTTCCGGCACGTTTATTATTAGAAACTTTAAAAACATTTCCTGAACAACCGCTCACTTTTACAGTGAAAGAAAACAGTACTATTGAAATCAGCTCTGATTTAGGAAAGTATGTTTTAGCATATTTGCCAGGCGACGAATTTCCCAAGGCAGAAATGTTAGAAGATCCGTCGAAAGCTGAAATTAGTGCAGAGATATTGTTCACAGCAATCAGTAAAACGATTTTCGCTGCCGGAAATGATGATTTGCGTCCGGTGATGTCGGGTGTATATTTTCAATTTGCACCAACAGGTGTGATTTTTGTTGCTACTGATGCACATAAATTGGTGAAATATTCCCGTACCGATGTGACGAGTTCTGCAGAAGCAAACTTTATCATGCCTAAAAAGCCGTTGAATATTTTAAAAAATATTTTAGCCACAGCTGATGCAGCCGTTTCTATTGAATATAATGACTCAAATGCGATGTTTAGTTTTGATAATTACACATTGATTTGTAGATTAATCGATGGAAAATATCCAAACTACGAAGCAGTGATACCAAAAGAAAATCCCAATAAATTGATTATTTCACGCACACAGTTTTTAAGTTCTGTTCGCCGTGTTGCCATTTATGCAAACAAAACCACACACCAAATTCGTTTAAAAATTGCTGGAACTGAATTGAATATTTCCGCAGAAGATATTGACTATTCAAACAAAGCAGACGAGCGTTTAACGTGTGATTACAATGGAGACGATATGCAAATAGGGTTCAATTCGCGCTTTTTAACCGAGATGTTGACCAACTTGCAGTCCGATGAAATACAATTGGAAATGTCGTTACCGAACCGCGCCGGTATTTTAACTCCGATCGATGGATTAGACGAAGGCGAAACAGTTACCATGCTTGTTATGCCGGTAATGCTGAATAATTAA
- the gldG gene encoding gliding motility-associated ABC transporter substrate-binding protein GldG, protein MKNSKRIQSFLGIAIALIVLNIVGGYVYHRFDLTSDKRYTLSETTKNILDKVNEPVFIDVYLEGDFPAELRKLQTETKQLLEEFQAYNSAVNFIFVNPLANENEATQMAEQLYANGMKPINISVNDKGKQSQEMVFPWAVATKGENHAKIQLLKGMMSASTEEKIASSVQHLEYAITEAIYKVNTEKSKKIAIIKGIGEPNDVYIADFLRTLKDSYFIAPFTLDSVAVNPQKTLKDLQAYDLAIITKPTKAFDENQIQVLDQFVMNGGKSIWMLDQVQADMDSLYNPSSEMLAYPKDQSLGEMLFKYGVRVNPDLVKDEYGSPIKLAVGQQGSETVYETFNWKFAPYVVSGSNHPIVKNIEVVKFDFANSIDTLKNNIKKTVLLASSPLSVKVGTPSVVSLSNTINEKIDPKKVKMQSFPLAVLLEGSFTSVFKNRIVPFQSEGYLNEGKATKMIVISDGDVVRNQLDQDYQPMELGYDKWTNTLYGNKEFLVNAVNYLLDDTGLMELRTKEVKLALLDKEKVYTDYSFIQIIIVALPLAVLAVFGFIFTYLRKKKYTK, encoded by the coding sequence ATGAAAAATAGTAAAAGAATTCAGTCGTTTTTAGGCATTGCAATTGCATTGATTGTTTTAAATATTGTAGGAGGATATGTGTATCATCGCTTTGATTTAACTTCAGACAAACGCTATACATTATCCGAAACTACTAAAAACATACTTGATAAGGTAAACGAACCCGTTTTTATTGATGTGTATTTAGAAGGAGATTTTCCTGCGGAATTGCGCAAACTTCAAACCGAAACCAAGCAGTTATTAGAAGAGTTTCAGGCATATAACAGTGCGGTTAATTTTATTTTTGTAAACCCACTAGCCAACGAAAACGAAGCTACACAAATGGCAGAACAACTGTATGCAAACGGTATGAAACCCATAAATATTTCGGTGAACGACAAAGGCAAACAGTCGCAAGAAATGGTTTTTCCGTGGGCAGTGGCAACCAAAGGTGAAAACCATGCAAAAATACAATTGCTAAAAGGCATGATGAGTGCTTCAACCGAAGAAAAAATAGCATCTTCTGTGCAACATTTAGAATATGCAATTACTGAGGCAATCTATAAAGTGAATACTGAAAAGTCTAAAAAAATAGCCATTATTAAAGGAATTGGCGAACCCAATGATGTGTACATTGCCGATTTTTTGCGCACCTTAAAAGATAGTTATTTTATTGCACCTTTTACGTTAGACAGCGTTGCGGTAAATCCACAAAAAACATTAAAAGATTTACAAGCTTATGATTTAGCCATCATCACAAAACCCACAAAAGCCTTCGATGAAAATCAAATACAAGTGTTGGATCAATTTGTAATGAACGGTGGTAAATCAATCTGGATGTTGGATCAAGTACAAGCAGATATGGACAGTTTGTACAATCCAAGCAGCGAAATGTTGGCTTATCCAAAAGATCAAAGTTTGGGCGAAATGCTTTTTAAATATGGCGTGCGTGTAAATCCTGATTTGGTGAAAGACGAATACGGATCGCCTATAAAACTGGCAGTTGGTCAGCAAGGCAGCGAAACCGTTTACGAAACGTTTAACTGGAAATTTGCTCCGTATGTAGTGAGCGGATCCAATCATCCAATTGTAAAAAATATCGAAGTAGTGAAATTCGATTTTGCAAACAGTATTGATACCTTAAAAAACAACATCAAAAAAACGGTATTGCTGGCTTCGTCACCGCTTTCTGTTAAAGTAGGAACGCCAAGTGTCGTGAGTTTATCAAACACTATTAATGAAAAAATAGATCCTAAAAAAGTAAAAATGCAATCGTTTCCGTTGGCAGTTTTGTTAGAAGGAAGTTTCACATCGGTCTTTAAAAACCGCATAGTTCCTTTTCAATCAGAAGGTTATCTGAATGAAGGAAAAGCTACAAAAATGATTGTGATTTCCGATGGCGATGTAGTTCGCAACCAGCTTGATCAAGATTATCAACCAATGGAACTAGGTTATGACAAATGGACAAACACCTTGTATGGAAACAAAGAATTTTTGGTAAATGCGGTGAATTATTTGTTAGACGATACCGGACTGATGGAATTGCGAACCAAAGAAGTGAAATTAGCATTGCTTGATAAAGAAAAAGTTTATACCGACTATAGTTTTATTCAAATCATAATAGTGGCTTTACCGTTGGCTGTATTGGCTGTTTTTGGATTTATTTTTACTTATTTACGAAAAAAGAAATACACAAAGTAG
- the gldF gene encoding gliding motility-associated ABC transporter permease subunit GldF, whose protein sequence is MKALLLREIKSFFGSLTGYLVIAVFLILNGIFLWIVDGSYNILQSGYNDLTPFFQLAPLVLLLLIPAITMKSISDERKQGTIELLVTKPLSLNQIVTGKFFGAFLLVVIAILPTLLYIIILNPYGLPAGNMDMGSTIGSYLGLLFLMAAYTSIGIFCSSLSENQIVAFITAVVICFVLYMGFDQLAELFKSSATLIEKVGMSYHFKSMSRGVIDTRDVIYFVSLTIFFLMATVFNLKSVRK, encoded by the coding sequence ATGAAAGCATTGTTATTAAGAGAAATCAAATCGTTTTTTGGTTCGCTTACCGGCTATTTGGTTATCGCCGTATTTTTAATTTTAAATGGAATTTTTCTGTGGATTGTTGACGGATCTTATAACATTCTGCAAAGCGGCTATAATGATTTAACCCCGTTTTTTCAACTAGCACCGTTGGTTTTGCTTTTGTTGATTCCGGCAATTACCATGAAAAGTATTTCAGACGAGCGCAAACAAGGAACTATTGAATTATTGGTAACCAAACCATTGAGTTTAAACCAAATCGTTACTGGTAAGTTTTTTGGTGCTTTTTTGTTGGTTGTTATCGCTATTTTACCAACGCTTTTATACATCATCATATTAAATCCGTATGGTTTGCCGGCAGGAAATATGGATATGGGCAGTACCATTGGTTCTTATTTGGGATTATTGTTTTTAATGGCTGCTTACACGAGTATCGGTATTTTTTGTTCGTCGTTATCTGAAAATCAAATTGTAGCGTTTATTACAGCAGTAGTCATTTGCTTTGTTTTGTATATGGGGTTTGATCAATTAGCAGAATTGTTCAAATCATCGGCAACCTTAATAGAAAAAGTGGGAATGAGCTATCATTTTAAAAGTATGAGTAGAGGGGTAATTGATACCCGAGATGTTATTTATTTTGTATCATTAACTATTTTCTTTTTAATGGCAACTGTGTTTAACCTTAAAAGCGTGCGTAAATAA
- a CDS encoding putative quinol monooxygenase, whose protein sequence is MFVRIVKMSFHEEKIPLFLESFHSVKNDIRNFPGNNFLELYQDKSNPSIFFTYSIWNEEEDLEKYRNSELFKEVWAFTKAFFNDKPQAWSVDKLVTLD, encoded by the coding sequence ATGTTTGTAAGAATAGTTAAAATGAGTTTTCACGAAGAGAAGATTCCGTTGTTTTTAGAGAGCTTTCACAGTGTTAAAAACGATATAAGAAATTTTCCAGGAAACAATTTTTTAGAGCTTTATCAAGATAAAAGCAATCCAAGTATCTTTTTCACATATTCTATTTGGAATGAAGAGGAAGATTTAGAAAAGTATCGAAATTCCGAGCTTTTTAAAGAGGTTTGGGCTTTTACAAAAGCATTTTTTAATGATAAACCCCAAGCGTGGAGCGTTGATAAATTGGTTACATTGGATTGA
- a CDS encoding SAM hydrolase/SAM-dependent halogenase family protein, producing MSIITLTTDYGIKDHFVAAVKGKILSRMPLVQIVDISHCIDFYNIANASYVLYGAYNNFPKGTIHMVLVEAEMFDQTSFLLAKLNGHYILTANNGTITLLASAEDAIEIIDLKIPDFCSDTISLYNHVAERILNKEPFKELGAPIDYNDCELLVELRPKVADDENAIKGSVIYIDHYGNAVTNITKELFERVRKERKFEIAAKRYRINRINAFYGDFNTENKSLREFEGDMLFIFNDLGFLQMAIYKSDLENVGNAKSLFGVSYRDTVIIEFTE from the coding sequence ATGTCAATTATTACATTAACAACAGATTACGGTATAAAAGATCATTTTGTTGCAGCGGTTAAAGGTAAAATTTTATCGCGCATGCCGTTGGTTCAAATAGTTGATATTTCGCATTGTATTGATTTTTACAATATTGCCAACGCAAGTTATGTGCTTTATGGGGCATATAATAATTTTCCGAAAGGTACTATTCACATGGTTTTGGTGGAAGCAGAAATGTTTGATCAAACATCGTTTTTGCTTGCAAAATTAAACGGTCACTATATTTTAACGGCCAACAATGGTACCATTACGCTATTGGCTTCTGCCGAAGATGCGATTGAAATTATTGATTTAAAAATACCCGATTTTTGTTCGGATACCATTTCGCTTTACAATCATGTGGCAGAACGTATTTTAAACAAGGAACCTTTTAAGGAATTAGGTGCTCCAATCGATTATAACGATTGCGAATTGTTGGTGGAATTGCGCCCAAAAGTTGCAGACGACGAAAACGCCATTAAAGGTTCTGTGATTTATATTGACCATTACGGAAACGCTGTTACCAATATTACCAAGGAACTGTTTGAACGTGTTCGGAAAGAACGAAAGTTTGAAATTGCTGCCAAAAGATACCGCATTAACCGCATTAATGCTTTTTATGGTGATTTTAATACAGAAAACAAGTCGTTGCGCGAATTTGAAGGCGATATGTTGTTTATTTTTAATGATTTGGGTTTTTTGCAAATGGCAATATATAAGTCTGATTTAGAAAATGTGGGCAATGCCAAAAGCTTGTTTGGTGTGTCATACCGCGACACCGTAATTATTGAATTTACCGAATAA